The genome window ACAGCACCTCGCGCCACGGCACCAACTCGAGGGTGGTGCCGATCACGACCACCACCGTGCCCCGGTTCCCCGTGGCGAAGGGCTGGGCCACCACGGCCACCTTCGTCCCGTCCACCGTCGCGTCGAAATGAAGGGGGGCGCTGAGATTCCCAAGATCGGGAACGAGGTCGAGGAGGGCGGTGCCATCGCCGAGGATGGTGACCGTCCCCCGCGGCCCTACGAGCGCCGCCTCGACGTAGTCGTGCCCTCCGATCGACGCGACCACTGCCAGCACCCCGGCGAGGCTCCGGGCCCCAAGACCAGGAGTCCGAGCCAGTTCGGCCTCGATGATGCGAGCGGTGGCGTTGGCCTGGCGCGCGAACTCGGACCTCACCGACGACTCGACCGACCGATTGATCAAGATGGCGCCGGTCAGCCCCCCGATGGTCAGAGTCACCAGGGCCACCCCCACCATCCCCCAGAAGAACCGGCGCTTCATCCCAGTTCCCAGTCTCCAGTCCCGAGTCCCCCGGCAGTACGGACCGACGGAAAGCCAAGGGTTCTGCTGGAGACCGGGGACTGGTGACTGGCGACTCTCACGTGTCCCCCATCCGGTAGCCGACCCCCCATGCCGTCTCGATCGGGAGACCCTCGAGCTTCTTGCGGAGCTGGCGGACATGCACGTCGACCGTTCGGGTCTCGCCGACGTAGTCGTAACCCCATACTGCCTCGAGGATTTGGGCGCGTGACAGCACCAGCCCTCGATTCTCTGCGAGGTACCAGAGCAGGTCGAACTCGCGCGCCGTTGGACGGACGGCTCCCCCGCCGGGCAGGCGGATTTCGCGCCGTCCCGAGTCGATCTCGAACCCGGCCACCTCGAGGATCGCCGGTGCTCGCGGAGGCTCCTCCGAGCGGCGGAGCACCGCCCGGACGCGGGCAACGAGCTCCCGGGGCGAAAAGGGTTTGGTGAGATAATCGTCGGCACCGATCTCCAACCCGACGATCTTGTCCACCTCCCCATCTCGGGCCGTCAGCATGATCACCGGGACGTCCGACCAGGTCCGGATCCGACGGCACACCTCGATGCCGTCGATCCCGGGGAGTCCGATGTCGAGTAGCACCACCCGGGGATCACGATCGCGGACCGCGTCGAGCCCACGCTCACCATCCGGCGCGTGGACCAGCTTGAACCCCTCCTGTTCGAAATACATCCGGACGAGGTCGGCGATTGGCTCCTCGTCTTCGATGAGCACCACCGTGCCCCGATTTGTCGTCATCGCGCCAACTCCATGGGAGGATCTTCGGGAACGATTGTTAGAGATCTATGAAACATCGAAGTCGTCCAGTGGGAGTGCCCGCACCTCTGCCGAGGCGGCACCACCAGGCCATCGAATCTCTACCTCGGTTCCAGGTTCGACCTCCCGCCGGATCGTGCCGAGGGCGATGGGGGCCCGCAGGGTCAGTGACTCACCGACGGATGAGAGCGCCCCGACCACCTCGCCGCCGTGGACGACGTCTGCTCCCACCGGCGGCACGACCGTCTCGCGCAGCACGATGCCGCGGAGGAGGCGATTCACATGGCCCCGCGAATCGATCCGGGCAACTAGTTCCTGGCCGACATAACAACCCTTGGTGAACGAGACTGCGGCTGGAACCAGTCCCGTCTCTTGGGGAATGGTCGCTTCGGTCGCATCCTGGCCCATCACCGGCTCGCCGGCCTCGATCCGAACGGTGGTCGCCGCGATCGAGCCGATGGGGCGGGCGCCCGCCAGGTCGGCACCGCCCACGACGAGAAACCGAGGAACTCCTACCGGAATCGAGGCGACGACCGAGCCGTCGGCTGCCACCGCCCATCCCTCCGGGACCGGCAAACCTGCGTGCACCAACACCGCCGGGGCCTCTGGCCCCCACAGAGCCGCGATCGGCCGATCGTCGAGCGAGATGGTCGCGTCGACTCGAAAGCGAAACCGTTCGAGGAGTGTCGCCGCCGTCGGGCCCACGCCGCGGTCTGTCACCAGGCCGACCCGGTCCGCACCCCTCAGCACCCAAAGGATCGCCCGCAATTTCCCGCGGGGTTCGAGCAGGAACGATCGCGCCACTTCGCCGGGCTTCATCACGCCGAGATCCTGACTCAGTTGGCCGTCGAGGAACCGGACTGCGTCGGGTCCGTCGACCCAGATCAGATCGTGTGATCCCTGGACCACCGCCGCCCCCCGGCGCGCCGCAAAGTACTCGCCGGTGGTGTCGCCATAAGAGAGAGGTGTCGTGGTCATCGGGGACGCGGGGGGCACTGTGCCGCGGGTGGCAGGCATCGGTTGACCGGGAGCGGGTGACAGTTCCCCGGAGCCACGGGCTTCATACGTTCCACAACCACTCTGGGAGAATCCGCTGGAACCAGATGTTGAGGTCGATCAGCCGGCCAGAGATCATCAGCAGGCCGAACACGGCAAGGAGCAGGCCCGAAGCCACGGTGATCGGTGTGAAGTGGCGCTTGAACCAGCCGAACGCCCCATACGCCTTGTTGATGCCAAGCCCGGCGAGCACAAAGGGGACACCGAGCCCCATGGAGTAGACAAAGAGCAGGAACATGCCCTCCCCCACGGTGTCCTCGGTGGCGGCCACGGTGAGGATCGCCCCCAAGGTCGGTCCGATGCATGGGGTCCATCCAAAGCCGAACGCCGCCCCCATCACCGGCGCGGCCCACGGGCCGAGGCGGGAGGGCCTGACGTCGACCCGGCGCTCGCGCATGAACGGGGCGAGCAGCCGGGGATTGATGAGCGCGGACAGGGCGATGAACAAACCCATCCCCAGAACGATCCACCCGGCGATGGCGAGGATCGTGCTCTCGTTGCGAACCAGCAGCCCGCGCAGCGACGTGGCCGTCGCCCCGAGGGCGACAAATACGGCGGTGAACCCGGCGACGAACAACAGCGTCACCCGCAGCATCCGCCGGGTCGACACCTTCCCGTCCGCCATGTCGGCCGCCGAGTACCCGGACATCATCGACAAGTAGCCCGGGAGCAACGGGAGGACGCACGGCGACAAGAACGAGAGCGCTCCGAAGAGAAAGGCCGCGATCACATTGACGTTGCCGATGTCCACGATGTCTCCGCGCTCTGCTCGCCAACGCTAACGGACGCCCCCCTTGTTCCCTGTAACCTCCCGGCGGTGCCCACCATCAGTGACTGGCACGAACTCAGAGTCCGCGCGGGGACGATCAAGCGTGCCGAGACGAACGACGGAGCATGGATGCCGTCGTATCGTCTCTGGATCGACTTCGGCGACCTGGGAGAACTGCAGTCGTCGGCGAAGATCACCGACCTCTACAGGGTCGACGCGCTGCCCGGAATGCAAGTGATCGCGGTGACCGGTTTCGAACCGATCAGGGTCGCCGGCTTCCGCTCGGACGTGCTGGTGCTTGGCGTTCTCACCGACGATGGGGTCGTGCTGCTCCGCCCCGATCGGCCCGTGGCGCCAGGCAGCGAGATCGCCTGACGGTGGGGCTGCTCCGGGCGCTCCGACCCGCCGTTCGGATCGAGCATCGCGAAGCCGTCATTCTCACCCTGTTCTCGGTGGTGGCCCTCACTCAGGGCTGGGCGGGGACCGTGGTCACCCATGCCCTGTCGTTCGTTCAGACCGACCTGGCCCTATCCGACGCGGAAGTCTTCGACCTGATGGCCACCATCCGCGCCGCGTCGCTGCTTGCCCTGGGGCTGTCGTGGTGGAGCGATCATCGCGGTCGTCGCCTTCCGTTGCTGGTGGCGTTCGCCATCCTCACCTCGGCGAATCTGGTGACGGCGCTGCTACCGGGTACCGGCTCTTTCACCATCAGCCAGGCCATTGCCCGCATCGGCACAGTTGCCGTCGGCTCGCTGGCCCTGGTCGTCCTCGCCGAGGAGATCGGACCCCGGATTCGGGGATACGCCATCGGCCTGTATGCGCTGTTCACCTCGCTTGGGACTGGGGTGGGCCTGTTGCTCCGCCCACTCGGTGCCGGCGGCGACGAGTGGCGCCTCCTCTTCGGGCTGAGCGCAGTGCCACTGGCGGCACTCCCCTTTCTGGCACGCCGGGTCCGAGAGTCGCGCGCATTCCAGATCCCGGCCGCTCGTCCCCCGCTGGCGGCCGTGTTTCGTCGCGGCCATGCCGCCCGCTTCTGGCCGATGGCGCTGCTGTCGTTCGCCATCTCCGCATTCACCGCCCCGACCGCGAACCTCTTGCTGGTTCGCCTCGAGAACGTCCTGGGCTGGTCGCCCGGCTCGGCCTCATTGCTGCTCGCCGCCACGAGCGCGCCCGGGGTGGCGATCGGCCTCCTCGCCGGCGGAAGGATCGCCGATGTCGCCGGCAGACGGCCAACCGAGGCGGTGGCGATTCTCATCGGCGTCACCGGAGGCGTCGGCGTCTACTTCGCCGAGACAGGTCCGCTGCTTGCCGTTGGCATCTTTCTGTCGACCCTGGGTGGATCGGCCTTCGGACCGGCATTCGCGTCGCAGCGGTCAGAGCTCTTCCCGACCGACCTTCGAGCGACCGCGGGGGCCTGGATCGTCAACGCCAGTGTCCTCGGCGGCATCACCGGATTCGCCGCGGGTCGGTTCGCCGTCGACGCTTGGGGCGTCCCGCAGACGATCGCCATCCTCGGGGGCTTTCTGCTGCTGTCGAGCGGCGTGATCGCACTGCTCCCGGAGACGAAGGGAATCAGCCTCGTGCCGGACTCGCCAACGGGCCCTGCCGAGCCGCCCGTCTCCATGCCAGGGTGAGGCCCCGTATCACCAGGAGAGCGCCAAGCGACCACCACACGCCATCGAGTCCCCAATCGAGTGGCAGCACCAGTCCGAGCAACCCGACCGCGATGGCCGACGACACCACCATGGCGACCGCGAGGAATCCGAAGTCACCGGCGCCGATGAACACGCCGTCCCAGACGAACACGACTGCCGCGACCGGTTGCATCAGCACGAGAATGGTGAAGGCGCTTTCGATCGCCTCGCGGGTCTCCGGGTCCGAGGTGAACCATCCGGCAATGAACGGGGCGAGCGCCCATAGGACCACGGTGGCCACTACCCCCACCGCCACCCCGATCACCAGCAGGCGGTCTGCGACCTGTCGGGCCGCCACCCGGTCACCCGACCCGAGCACCCGCGCCACCAACGCCTGGGCAGCGATGGCCAACGCGTCGAGCCCGAGCGCCAGGAAGAGGAACAGCTGGAACACCACTTGATGGGCCGCTACGGCAACGTCCGACACTCGGGTGGCGATCGCCGTTGCGATCGTGAAAGTGGCCAGCAGCGCCCCGGTACGGATCGCCAGATCCCGTCCCACCCGTAGGAAACGGCGAACCTCCCCCGCGACCGGTCGTGCCCCGACGAGGCCGAAACGTGCCCGCCCCCGCGCGAACAGGCCGACGAACCAGATAGCCCCGATCCACTGAGCGGTCACGGTTGCCCACGCCGCCCCGGCCACCCCCCAGTCGAACCCGAAGATGAGTATCGGGTCGAGAACGAGGTTGACCGCGTTGACCCCAAGCGCGACGACAAACGGCATGCGGGTGTCCTGGTAACCGCGGTACGCGCCGTGGGCGGCCCGGCTGAGCAACACCGCCGGCGCTGCCAGGGCACGGATACCGATATATACCATCGCACCCGACTTCACCCCGCCGGTGGCACCAAGCATCTCGACGATCGGAGTCCGCAGCAGCACCAGCGTGATGGCGACCGCCGAACCACACACGACGCCGAGCACCCCGGCAGTGATGGTGGCTCGCCCGGCCGCCGCCAGATCTCCCCTTCCTACCGCCCGGGCCACTTCCGTCGTCGTCCCGTACTCGAGGAAGTTGAAGAGAAAGAACGCAAGGCCGAATACGGCAGACGCCACCCCCAGCGCACCGAGGGCATCGGTGCCCACCCGGCCGATGAAGGCCGTGTCCACGAGGCTGAGAACCGGCTCGGCAATGAGGGATCCCAACGCCGGCACCGCCAGCGCGGCGATTGCCCGGTCATGGGGCGACCGCCACCGGGTCACGGGGGAGGCGTCTTGTCCGGATAGGGGCACAGGTCCCGCAACGGACACTCCCAACAGCGGGGCTTGCGCGCCGAGCAGACATCCCGACCGAACTGGATCACCCGCATCGAGATGCCCGCCCACCGGGCGCGTGGATAGAGGCCCCGGAGATCTCCCTCGACCTTCACCGGATCGGTTGCCGCGGTCAACCCCAAGCGGCGCGCCACCCGCTTCACGTGAGTGTCGACGGCGATGGCGGGTTTGCTCCATGCCTCGGCGAGCACCACGCTCGCCGTCTTTCGGCCGACACCTTTGAGTGTGACCAGGCGGCCGAGGTCGTCGGGCACTTCCCCATCGAACCGATCGATGAGATCCGCGCTCAGTGCGATGATCGCCCTGGTCTTTTGGCGATAGAAGCCGGCCGAGTAAACCACCTGCTCGACTTCATCAGGGTCGGCGTTGGCCAGGTCGACCGCCGTCGGCCAACGGGCGAACACCGAGGGGGTCACCCGATTGACGTTCTCGTCGGTCGTCTGGGCACTCAGCACAGTGGCGACGAGCAACTGCCACGGGTTGTCGTACTCGAGCGCCGTGCCGATATCGGGATAGCGACGCTGGAGTCGATTCAAGATCGTGCGTGCCCGGCGTCGCTCCGCGGCCTCGGCGACGGAGGAGGGAGAAGCGGGTGCCATCGGCGGCGATGGTACCGACGCCGCCCTCTCTCCCTCGGGGACCGTGCGGGTGCCCGAAACCCTCTAACCTCGGCGACCAGTTCCCTTGCCGTCCCCGGAGCCCAATTTGCAGCCGCAGCATCGCCCACCCTCCACGACCCTGGCGTTTCACGCCTCGCGAATCGTGATCGACGTCGGAGTGCTCCTTGCGATGGCCTCGCTGAGTTTCGAGTTCGTCACTTCTCCGAGCGGGAACCGAACCGCGCTGCAGGCTGATGCACTGCCCGCGGTCGCCCTTCTTCTCCCCATCTTCCTCATCACCCTGCTCCCCGACCACACCCGGCCGCTCCCCCGCCCGCTGTCGTGGGCCTCGCTCGTCCTCGGCCTGGCGGCCTTCCCCTACGCAATCGTCAAGCATCTCGATGCCTCCGTTCTCGCTGACACCCTGGG of Acidimicrobiia bacterium contains these proteins:
- a CDS encoding response regulator transcription factor, producing MTTNRGTVVLIEDEEPIADLVRMYFEQEGFKLVHAPDGERGLDAVRDRDPRVVLLDIGLPGIDGIEVCRRIRTWSDVPVIMLTARDGEVDKIVGLEIGADDYLTKPFSPRELVARVRAVLRRSEEPPRAPAILEVAGFEIDSGRREIRLPGGGAVRPTAREFDLLWYLAENRGLVLSRAQILEAVWGYDYVGETRTVDVHVRQLRKKLEGLPIETAWGVGYRMGDT
- a CDS encoding MFS transporter translates to MGLLRALRPAVRIEHREAVILTLFSVVALTQGWAGTVVTHALSFVQTDLALSDAEVFDLMATIRAASLLALGLSWWSDHRGRRLPLLVAFAILTSANLVTALLPGTGSFTISQAIARIGTVAVGSLALVVLAEEIGPRIRGYAIGLYALFTSLGTGVGLLLRPLGAGGDEWRLLFGLSAVPLAALPFLARRVRESRAFQIPAARPPLAAVFRRGHAARFWPMALLSFAISAFTAPTANLLLVRLENVLGWSPGSASLLLAATSAPGVAIGLLAGGRIADVAGRRPTEAVAILIGVTGGVGVYFAETGPLLAVGIFLSTLGGSAFGPAFASQRSELFPTDLRATAGAWIVNASVLGGITGFAAGRFAVDAWGVPQTIAILGGFLLLSSGVIALLPETKGISLVPDSPTGPAEPPVSMPG
- a CDS encoding tRNA-binding protein is translated as MPTISDWHELRVRAGTIKRAETNDGAWMPSYRLWIDFGDLGELQSSAKITDLYRVDALPGMQVIAVTGFEPIRVAGFRSDVLVLGVLTDDGVVLLRPDRPVAPGSEIA
- a CDS encoding cytochrome c biogenesis protein CcdA, with product MDIGNVNVIAAFLFGALSFLSPCVLPLLPGYLSMMSGYSAADMADGKVSTRRMLRVTLLFVAGFTAVFVALGATATSLRGLLVRNESTILAIAGWIVLGMGLFIALSALINPRLLAPFMRERRVDVRPSRLGPWAAPVMGAAFGFGWTPCIGPTLGAILTVAATEDTVGEGMFLLFVYSMGLGVPFVLAGLGINKAYGAFGWFKRHFTPITVASGLLLAVFGLLMISGRLIDLNIWFQRILPEWLWNV
- a CDS encoding MATE family efflux transporter — protein: MTRWRSPHDRAIAALAVPALGSLIAEPVLSLVDTAFIGRVGTDALGALGVASAVFGLAFFLFNFLEYGTTTEVARAVGRGDLAAAGRATITAGVLGVVCGSAVAITLVLLRTPIVEMLGATGGVKSGAMVYIGIRALAAPAVLLSRAAHGAYRGYQDTRMPFVVALGVNAVNLVLDPILIFGFDWGVAGAAWATVTAQWIGAIWFVGLFARGRARFGLVGARPVAGEVRRFLRVGRDLAIRTGALLATFTIATAIATRVSDVAVAAHQVVFQLFLFLALGLDALAIAAQALVARVLGSGDRVAARQVADRLLVIGVAVGVVATVVLWALAPFIAGWFTSDPETREAIESAFTILVLMQPVAAVVFVWDGVFIGAGDFGFLAVAMVVSSAIAVGLLGLVLPLDWGLDGVWWSLGALLVIRGLTLAWRRAARQGPLASPARG
- a CDS encoding glycine cleavage T C-terminal barrel domain-containing protein — its product is MPATRGTVPPASPMTTTPLSYGDTTGEYFAARRGAAVVQGSHDLIWVDGPDAVRFLDGQLSQDLGVMKPGEVARSFLLEPRGKLRAILWVLRGADRVGLVTDRGVGPTAATLLERFRFRVDATISLDDRPIAALWGPEAPAVLVHAGLPVPEGWAVAADGSVVASIPVGVPRFLVVGGADLAGARPIGSIAATTVRIEAGEPVMGQDATEATIPQETGLVPAAVSFTKGCYVGQELVARIDSRGHVNRLLRGIVLRETVVPPVGADVVHGGEVVGALSSVGESLTLRAPIALGTIRREVEPGTEVEIRWPGGAASAEVRALPLDDFDVS
- the nth gene encoding endonuclease III, whose product is MAPASPSSVAEAAERRRARTILNRLQRRYPDIGTALEYDNPWQLLVATVLSAQTTDENVNRVTPSVFARWPTAVDLANADPDEVEQVVYSAGFYRQKTRAIIALSADLIDRFDGEVPDDLGRLVTLKGVGRKTASVVLAEAWSKPAIAVDTHVKRVARRLGLTAATDPVKVEGDLRGLYPRARWAGISMRVIQFGRDVCSARKPRCWECPLRDLCPYPDKTPPP